The genomic interval CGAGCCCATGGGCCACGCCGAGCACGCGGTCGGCGACGAGCTGCTGGACCGTATCGGGGACTGGGCTGTCACAGCGGGCGGCTAGCCTGGCCCCGTACACCACCGATCGATTGAGGAAGCGGATGCCAAAGGTCACGGTGCGCTACTGGGCCGCCGCGAAGGCCGCGGCCGGGATCGCCGAGGAGCCGTTCGACGCGGCCACCCTCGCCGAGGCGCTGGACGCGGCGCGCGAGCGACACCCCGGTGAACTCGTGCGCGTCCTGCGGCGATGCTCGTTCCTCGTCGACGGTGACCCCGTGGGCACCCGCGGACATGAGACGGTACGGCTGGCCGACGGCGGCACGGTCGAGGTGCTCCCGCCGTTCGCAGGAGGGTGACGATGACGAACCAGCCGTACGAGGGCTACGACCCGTACCCGCAGCAGGGCTGGCCGGCCCAGCAGGAGTACGACGACCCGCAGGCCGCCCAGCAGCAGTACACCCAGCAGTGGCAGGGCCAGACCTGGGACACCCAGGTCCAGGCACCGGCCGCCGGGGCCGCGGAGACGGCGTATCTGCCCCAGCAGACGTACGACGCGGAGTCCCAGGGATACGGCGCGGGGCAGCAGGGAGCCGCCGCTCCCGGGCAGGGCCCCGGCGCGTACGGCTCCCCGGCCCCGTCGCCCGGCCCCTACGGCTCCGCTCCCTACGGTTCCGCGGCAGGGACTCCCGGTCCGGGCGCCTACGGGCCCGCGTCGGCCACCCCTCCCGGAGCCGGCCACCACGGCTCGGCGCCGGCGGCTCCCGCACCCCCCGCCCCCGGGTCCGCCTCCTCCTCCGACTACGGCCCCGCCACCCTCGCCGGCAACGCCCGCGTCACCGACGCCCAGCGTGCCCGGCTCGAAGGCCGGTCCCCGATCATCGAACCCGGCATCCAGCCCGCCGCGCTCACCGCGCTGCTCGGCCTGCTGCTCTCCGGTGCGGCGGCCGTCGGGTCGTACGCCCTCCTGGTGCCCCTCGTCCTCCTCCAGGCCGTCACCGCGGCCGGCTGGTTCCGGCTGAACGGCATGTGGCCCGCCCGGCAGGGCATCGCGCTGGCGTTCCTCGGCGCGCTGGTCGCGGACGCGGCCCTGCTGACGGCCGGCCGGGAGAACGCGCCCGCGGCGATCCTCGGCACCCTCGGCGTCTGGGTCCTGCTCAGCCTGGTCATGCAGCTCCGCTCGCACGCCGACCCCGACGAGCGGATGTACGGCCTGATGGCGACCGTCGCCTCGGCGGCCCTGGCGATCGTCGCCACCGGCCACCTCGCGGCGGACCCGGACGCGGTGACGGTCGGCGCGGCCGCGGTGGCCGTGGCGGTCCTGGCCCGCGCGCTGCCCCTGCCGACCCCGGCCTCCGTGGTCGTCTCCCTGCTCGCCGCGGCGGGCGCGGGCATCGCCGTCGGCGGGATGACGGGCCTCGGCGCGAAGGGCGCCCTGCTCGGCGCGGGCGCCGCGGTGTGCGCGCTGATCGGCCACCGGGTCGCGAGCTACGACTATCCGTCCCGCTTCGTGCACTTCACGGCCGGCGTGGCCCTGCCACTGGCCGCGGCGGCCCCGGCGGTGTACGTGCTGGGCCGGGCGATCGGCTAGACAGCCGGGTTTTTCAGCCCGCCCGGCGTTTGAGGGGGAGGCCGTTCAGGCCGATGGGGGTCCGGGGCGCAGCCCCGGTTGCGGGCAGCCAGTGCCGGGTCAGCTCCCGGGACGGTCACTGCCGTCGCTTCTTCCCGTCCAGCTCGTCCCACCACTCGTCGGACTTGGGGTCGCCGGAGGGGTCGTCCCACCACCGGTCGTCGGGTCCGCGCCGGTTGGCGACCATCGCGGCCACCGGCGGGATCACCATGGCGACCACGCACATCCCCACGGCCACCGGGATCGACCAGAGCCGCACGACGCCCCAGGCCAGGACGAAGAGGCCGATGCACGTGCCCATCATGGCGAAGTAGACATGCCGCCGTCGCGCCAACATACGTCCAGCGTAGGCCCGGAAAGGCCGGAGGGCCGTACCCCCAGGGGTACGGCCCTCCGGTGTCGGTCAGGTGCCTCAGACGGCGATCGCGACCTCGGCGAGGCCGCCCTGCTGGGCGACGACCGTGCGGTCGGCGGTGCCGCCCGGAACCAGGGCGCGGACGGTCCAGGTGCCCTCGGCCGCGTAGAAGCGGAACTGGCCCGTCGCGGAGGTCGGGACCTCCGCCGTGAACTCCCCGGTCGAGTCCAGGAGGCGGACGTAACCCACCACAGGCTCGCCGTCACGCGTCACCTGGCCCTGGATCGTGGTCTCACCGGGCTTGATCGTCGAGGCGTCCGGGCCGCCGGCCTTCGCTCCACACATGTCTTTCTCCAAAGAGGGGTCTGACCGGAAGGAAGGCCGGTCGGGTTGGACGGGGTGTCTTACTTGTTGGCGCCGAGCTCGATCGGAACGCCGACCAGGGAGCCGTACTCGGTCCAGGAGCCGTCGTAGTTCTTGACGTTCTCGACACCGAGCAGCTCGTGCAGCACGAACCAGGTCAGGGCCGAGCGCTCACCGATACGGCAGTACGCGATGGTGTCCTTGGCGAGGTCGACCTGCTCCTCGGCGTAGAGCTCCTTGAGCTCCTCGTCCGACTTGAAGGTGCCGTCGTCGTTGGCGTTCTTCGACCACGGGATGTTGCGCGCGGACGGGACGTGACCCGGACGCTGCGACTGCTCCTGCGGCAGGTGGGCCGGGGCGAGCAGCTTGCCGGAGAACTCGTCGGGGGACCGCACGTCCACCAGGTTCTGCGAGCCGATCGCGGCGACGACGTCGTCACGGAAGGCGCGGATGGACTTGTTCTGCGGCTTGGCCTTGTAGTCGGTCGTCGGGCGCTCGGGCACCTCTTCGACCAGCTCGCGGGCGTCCAGCTCCCACTTCTTGCGGCCGCCGTCGAGAAGCTTGACGTTCTCGTGGCCGTACAGCTTGAAGTACCAGTAGGCGTAGGACGCGAACCAGTTGTTGTTGCCGC from Streptomyces sp. CC0208 carries:
- a CDS encoding MoaD/ThiS family protein, with protein sequence MPKVTVRYWAAAKAAAGIAEEPFDAATLAEALDAARERHPGELVRVLRRCSFLVDGDPVGTRGHETVRLADGGTVEVLPPFAGG
- a CDS encoding DUF3099 domain-containing protein, which gives rise to MLARRRHVYFAMMGTCIGLFVLAWGVVRLWSIPVAVGMCVVAMVIPPVAAMVANRRGPDDRWWDDPSGDPKSDEWWDELDGKKRRQ
- a CDS encoding DUF1416 domain-containing protein, with the translated sequence MCGAKAGGPDASTIKPGETTIQGQVTRDGEPVVGYVRLLDSTGEFTAEVPTSATGQFRFYAAEGTWTVRALVPGGTADRTVVAQQGGLAEVAIAV
- a CDS encoding sulfurtransferase — translated: MSRSDVLVDADWVEANLDNPDIAIVEVDEDTSAYEKNHIRNAIRIDWTKDLQDPVRRDFVDQEGFEKLLSAKGIANDTLVILYGGNNNWFASYAYWYFKLYGHENVKLLDGGRKKWELDARELVEEVPERPTTDYKAKPQNKSIRAFRDDVVAAIGSQNLVDVRSPDEFSGKLLAPAHLPQEQSQRPGHVPSARNIPWSKNANDDGTFKSDEELKELYAEEQVDLAKDTIAYCRIGERSALTWFVLHELLGVENVKNYDGSWTEYGSLVGVPIELGANK